A single Zootoca vivipara chromosome 1, rZooViv1.1, whole genome shotgun sequence DNA region contains:
- the LRRC10B gene encoding leucine-rich repeat-containing protein 10B, with protein sequence MRMGSGGSSGREERLPSAAEEQLSGGDQMLELSGRHFKKLPLPVCALGTLQKLYISGTGITELPEEIEGLQELRILALDFNKLEEVPEALCRLPNLTRLYLGSNRLFGLPAEFCQLTTLRCLWIESNYLYHFPRVLLQMPWLQSLQMGDNRLKTLPSGLPRMRGLRGLWLYGNRFEEFPKPLLCMTQLHILDLDRNKLTEFPDLSHLRRLRLFSYDHNPVEAPPNVADTVLVVGEGAQEFLEAREERLQALREQEEEEEEQEENESEVLQAQMKNDSSMLDDGEGSYCAQECSPETT encoded by the coding sequence ATGAGGATGGGCAGTGGCGGGTCCTCGGGGAGGGAGGAGCGGCTGCCATCAGCTGCCGAAGAGCAGCTGAGTGGCGGGGATCAGATGCTGGAGCTCTCGGGGCGCCACTTCAAGAAACTGCCCTTGCCAGTCTGTGCCCTGGGCACCCTGCAGAAACTGTACATCAGTGGCACGGGGATAACGGAGCTGCCTGAGGAGATCGAAGGGCTGCAGGAGCTGCGCATCCTGGCCCTGGACTTCAACAAGCTGGAGGAAGTGCCCGAGGCCCTGTGCCGCCTGCCCAACCTGACCCGCCTCTATCTGGGCAGCAACCGCCTCTTTGGGCTTCCCGCAGAATTCTGCCAGCTCACCACACTCCGCTGCCTGTGGATCGAGAGCAACTACTTGTACCACTTCCCTCGGGTTTTGCTTCAGATGCCTTGGCTGCAGTCCCTGCAGATGGGAGACAATCGGCTCAAAACACTGCCCAGCGGCCTGCCACGCATGAGGGGACTTCGTGGGCTCTGGCTGTATGGGAACCGCTTTGAGGAGTTCCCCAAGCCTTTGCTCTGCATGACACAGCTTCACATCCTCGACCTTGACCGCAACAAGCTGACTGAATTCCCTGACCTGAGCCACCTGCGGAGGCTTCGGCTCTTCTCCTATGACCACAATCCAGTGGAAGCACCGCCCAACGTGGCTGACACAGTCCTGGTAGTGGGCGAAGGGGCTCAGGAGTTTCTGGAGGCTAGGGAGGAACGTCTCCAGGCCCTTcgggagcaggaagaagaagaagaagagcaggaggAGAACGAGTCTGAAGTTCTGCAGGCCCAGATGAAAAATGACTCTTCCATGTTGGATGATGGAGAGGGAAGTTACTGTGCCCAGGAATGTTCTCCAGAGACGACATGA